In Methanobrevibacter ruminantium, the following proteins share a genomic window:
- the cobA gene encoding uroporphyrinogen-III C-methyltransferase: MPVYLIGAGPGDPDLITLKAVKALNKADVVLYDYLANEEILKHAPKDAKRIYVGKKAGEHYKSQDEINQLIIEEAKEHENVIRLKGGDPFVFGRGGEELLALAKENIDFEVIPGVTSAIGAPTSMAFPITHRAVATSFTVVTGHEDPTKKDKQVKWDYTADTLIILMGIGNIRENTEEIMKYRDPKTPACAIESGTLPNERVVFGTLETIADKEINTPAILVIGDVINVFKEIKGIE, encoded by the coding sequence ATGCCAGTATATTTAATAGGTGCAGGTCCAGGAGACCCTGATTTAATAACTTTAAAAGCTGTGAAAGCATTAAACAAAGCAGATGTGGTTTTATATGATTATCTTGCTAATGAAGAGATTCTAAAGCATGCTCCAAAAGATGCTAAACGCATTTATGTAGGTAAGAAAGCTGGAGAGCATTATAAGAGCCAGGATGAAATCAATCAATTGATCATTGAGGAAGCAAAAGAGCATGAAAATGTAATCAGATTGAAAGGTGGAGACCCATTTGTATTTGGAAGAGGGGGCGAAGAGCTATTGGCTCTTGCAAAGGAAAACATAGACTTTGAAGTTATTCCTGGAGTTACCTCAGCTATCGGTGCGCCTACAAGCATGGCATTCCCAATAACCCATAGGGCAGTTGCAACCTCATTTACAGTTGTTACAGGTCATGAGGACCCAACCAAAAAGGACAAGCAGGTGAAATGGGATTACACTGCAGACACATTGATCATACTTATGGGAATCGGAAACATTAGGGAAAACACTGAAGAGATCATGAAGTACAGAGACCCTAAAACTCCTGCATGCGCTATTGAAAGCGGAACACTACCAAATGAAAGGGTCGTATTTGGAACCCTTGAAACAATAGCTGACAAGGAAATCAACACACCCGCAATACTTGTGATTGGTGATGTGATTAACGTATTTAAAGAGATTAAGGGAATTGAATAA
- the purQ gene encoding phosphoribosylformylglycinamidine synthase subunit PurQ, with protein MAIGIIRFPGTNCDRDVYKAIELAGGEAEYIWWNNEDLTDYDGIVIPGGFSYGDYLRAGAIASNTPVVEGVKALVKEEKPVLGICNGAQILGEIGLIPGLFITNEVPKFNCEWSKLKVANNKTPFTKNFEKGQVIDIPIAHAEGRFYTQDIDLMKDQDQIVLQFAEENPNGSMEAITGVCDESGLVLAMMPHPERATTKLLGSDNGLEFFKGMLDSI; from the coding sequence ATGGCAATTGGAATTATAAGATTCCCTGGAACTAACTGCGACCGTGACGTTTATAAGGCTATTGAACTCGCAGGTGGAGAAGCAGAATATATATGGTGGAATAATGAAGATTTAACTGATTACGATGGAATTGTTATACCTGGCGGATTTTCCTATGGAGATTACTTGCGTGCAGGAGCAATAGCTTCCAACACCCCTGTTGTTGAAGGTGTAAAGGCGCTTGTAAAAGAGGAAAAGCCAGTTCTTGGAATATGTAATGGAGCACAGATTCTTGGAGAGATTGGACTTATTCCAGGATTGTTCATTACCAACGAAGTACCTAAATTTAATTGTGAATGGTCTAAATTGAAAGTTGCAAACAACAAGACCCCATTCACTAAAAACTTTGAAAAAGGCCAAGTAATTGACATACCAATAGCTCACGCTGAAGGAAGATTCTACACTCAAGACATTGATCTTATGAAAGATCAAGACCAAATCGTTCTTCAGTTTGCAGAGGAAAACCCTAACGGGTCTATGGAAGCAATCACTGGTGTTTGTGATGAATCAGGACTTGTTCTTGCAATGATGCCACACCCAGAAAGGGCTACTACAAAACTATTGGGTTCAGACAATGGTCTTGAATTCTTTAAAGGTATGTTAGATAGCATTTAA
- the purS gene encoding phosphoribosylformylglycinamidine synthase subunit PurS yields MMYDIEVKVSLKPGMLNPEATTIQRSLALLGYEVKGTKTKEIITFVLEADSEDDAREKVDDMCQKLLCNPIIHNYTINIIKMDLSCGCGCE; encoded by the coding sequence ATGATGTATGACATTGAAGTTAAAGTTTCCTTAAAACCGGGAATGTTAAATCCAGAAGCAACCACTATTCAAAGATCCCTTGCTCTTTTAGGATATGAAGTTAAAGGAACCAAAACAAAAGAGATAATTACTTTTGTATTGGAAGCAGATTCAGAAGACGATGCAAGAGAAAAAGTGGATGACATGTGTCAAAAACTATTATGCAATCCAATTATCCACAATTACACAATCAATATCATTAAGATGGACTTAAGTTGCGGATGCGGATGCGAATAG
- the purC gene encoding phosphoribosylaminoimidazolesuccinocarboxamide synthase, whose translation MDSKNLLYEGKAKSVFQGENPDEVIIDFRDDMTAGDGARKESMGQKGYINSIICAKIFETLEDAGVETQLIELCEPCVMKAKKLDMIPIEVIVRNIATGSIIRKFPFEDKAPFNPPLIQMDFKDDEFHDPMLNDAIAIALGIATKEDLDTLRELALKVNDVMSKMFKDIGIILVDFKIEFGKDKDGNIILGDEISPDSCRLWDAETLDMLDKELFRQGKDDEVIDAYEEVFNRLLTEEDKEKWGI comes from the coding sequence ATGGATTCTAAAAACTTACTTTATGAAGGAAAAGCAAAAAGCGTTTTCCAAGGTGAAAATCCTGATGAGGTCATAATTGACTTTAGAGATGACATGACCGCAGGAGATGGTGCTAGAAAAGAAAGCATGGGCCAAAAAGGTTACATTAACTCAATTATTTGTGCAAAGATCTTTGAAACTCTTGAAGATGCTGGAGTTGAAACACAATTGATTGAATTATGCGAACCTTGTGTAATGAAAGCTAAAAAGCTTGATATGATTCCGATAGAAGTTATTGTAAGAAACATAGCTACTGGAAGCATTATCAGGAAATTCCCATTTGAAGATAAGGCTCCATTTAACCCACCTCTTATACAAATGGACTTCAAGGATGACGAGTTCCATGATCCAATGTTGAATGATGCAATAGCTATTGCTCTTGGAATAGCTACAAAAGAAGACTTAGACACATTAAGAGAGCTTGCTCTTAAGGTAAATGATGTAATGAGCAAAATGTTTAAGGACATTGGAATCATTCTTGTTGACTTTAAAATCGAATTCGGTAAGGACAAGGATGGAAACATCATCTTAGGTGATGAGATAAGTCCTGACAGCTGCAGATTATGGGATGCAGAAACCCTTGATATGCTTGATAAGGAACTCTTCAGACAAGGAAAGGATGATGAGGTCATCGATGCATATGAAGAAGTCTTCAACAGACTCTTAACTGAAGAAGACAAAGAAAAATGGGGAATTTAA